A genome region from Bacillaceae bacterium IKA-2 includes the following:
- a CDS encoding site-specific DNA-methyltransferase, translating to MTNLSQQKRNRMMGFLEFIKKTADDEQTKAVNEIETFLIEKRYGLIWEEHEEQVDLIMKNNIPIFSEIESKKLTYDLNEPFNFLLEGDNLHSLYLLQKTHKSKVDVIYIDPPYNTRKDGFTYDDVKVDDNDGFRHSKWLSFMSRRLVIAKELLTPEGVILISVDENEFATLKLLMDEIFGEKSFIECLIWNKRVPKNDKGIGNIHEYILMYSKTPNLKRTFMVDKEKMDEIIDVVRRAREEGKSVAEAEKDLKEFYKINKFPRAITLYNNLDNDYRIFGKINMSWPNGNTEGPRYDVIHLITKKPVKIPDRGWRWIEQTFLDKLGNQDVDKLHNGSYLCGDIWFAKDENTQTSSINYLEDIDKMLLSSIISLKSDGGMEIEKIFGEKNIFSYPKPTKLIERLISAATYDNKDAVVLDFFAGSATTGHAVVNLNNNDQGNRRFILATNNEGRIAEDVAYQRLLKIFRTNDKHKIENEVIFRKTITLTDIKKPDLFQKKIDNIVSEFSDNERLIHEVKDGEYLITKTKVTNKHENTLFNLKYFKTDHIPKIYDQDIVISDDLLVHIKELVELEYGIDLVNEDRIRLVVDEADLDTLFSVESIKDIQLFVPSFVLLSGEQEELAINRNIKVISIPEYYFAEELREAGEL from the coding sequence TTGACTAACTTAAGTCAGCAAAAACGAAACAGAATGATGGGGTTTCTAGAATTTATAAAGAAAACAGCTGATGATGAACAGACCAAGGCTGTAAATGAGATTGAGACATTTCTGATTGAAAAAAGATACGGACTTATTTGGGAAGAGCATGAAGAACAAGTGGATCTGATTATGAAAAATAATATTCCGATTTTTAGTGAAATAGAATCAAAAAAACTGACCTATGATCTTAATGAGCCATTTAATTTTCTATTAGAGGGAGATAATCTTCACAGCTTATATTTATTACAGAAAACTCATAAGTCAAAAGTTGATGTCATCTATATTGATCCACCGTATAATACTCGTAAAGATGGATTTACATATGATGACGTAAAAGTGGATGATAATGACGGATTTAGACATTCAAAATGGCTAAGTTTTATGAGCAGACGGCTTGTTATTGCAAAGGAATTACTCACTCCTGAAGGAGTTATATTAATTAGTGTTGATGAAAATGAATTTGCTACTCTTAAATTGTTAATGGATGAGATATTTGGTGAAAAATCATTTATTGAATGTTTAATTTGGAATAAACGAGTTCCGAAAAATGATAAGGGGATTGGCAATATTCATGAATATATTTTGATGTATTCAAAAACCCCTAATCTTAAACGAACTTTTATGGTCGATAAGGAGAAAATGGATGAAATAATTGATGTTGTAAGAAGAGCTAGAGAGGAAGGGAAATCAGTTGCAGAAGCTGAGAAAGATTTAAAAGAATTTTATAAAATTAATAAGTTTCCAAGGGCAATTACTTTATATAATAACTTGGATAATGATTATAGAATTTTTGGGAAAATCAACATGTCTTGGCCAAATGGGAATACTGAAGGACCTCGATATGATGTTATCCACCTAATAACTAAGAAGCCTGTAAAAATACCTGATAGAGGTTGGAGATGGATTGAGCAGACTTTTTTAGATAAATTAGGAAATCAAGATGTTGATAAGCTTCATAATGGATCTTATTTATGTGGAGATATTTGGTTTGCAAAAGATGAGAATACCCAAACTTCTAGTATAAATTATTTAGAAGATATTGATAAGATGCTATTAAGTTCTATAATCTCTTTGAAATCGGATGGAGGGATGGAAATCGAAAAAATTTTTGGTGAAAAAAATATATTTTCTTATCCAAAGCCAACAAAATTGATTGAACGATTAATTAGTGCTGCAACATATGATAATAAAGATGCTGTGGTATTAGATTTTTTTGCTGGTTCTGCGACTACAGGACATGCTGTAGTTAATTTGAATAATAACGATCAAGGGAATAGAAGATTTATTCTGGCAACTAATAATGAAGGTAGGATAGCAGAAGACGTCGCATACCAACGTTTGCTTAAAATTTTTAGAACAAATGATAAACATAAAATTGAAAACGAAGTAATTTTCAGGAAAACAATAACTCTTACAGATATAAAAAAACCAGATTTATTTCAAAAGAAAATTGATAATATTGTTAGTGAATTTTCTGATAACGAAAGATTAATTCATGAAGTTAAAGATGGGGAATACTTGATTACAAAAACAAAAGTTACTAACAAACATGAAAATACCCTTTTTAATTTAAAATATTTTAAAACAGATCATATACCCAAAATTTACGATCAAGATATTGTGATTTCAGACGACCTTTTAGTTCATATTAAAGAACTTGTAGAATTGGAATATGGGATTGATTTAGTTAATGAAGATAGGATCAGACTTGTTGTGGATGAAGCGGATTTAGATACACTTTTTTCAGTTGAATCAATTAAAGATATTCAACTTTTTGTTCCATCATTTGTTTTATTATCGGGAGAACAAGAAGAATTAGCAATTAATCGCAATATTAAAGTTATTTCAATTCCAGAGTATTATTTTGCAGAAGAATTAAGAGAGGCGGGAGAACTATGA
- a CDS encoding UvrD-helicase domain-containing protein produces MFDFGNFNPKQREAIITTEGPVLISAGPGTGKTATLVNRFAYLVNEKEVSPENIMVSTFTDKAAKEIITRISTVVNDFDLNEVYIGTFHSICLQMVRDNLEYIPKLRKNFILMDGFDQKYFIYQNLYREFQSLENFKVLFEGNIGIWTKAEKLASWLNGLAEEQVNPFDLLNDINPSIIALGEAKIKYDELLERKNRLDFATIQAITLELLEKNPTVLKKYQELFQYMMIDEYQDTNSIQEKLIFKLSATHNICVVGDDDQSMYRFRGATIENILNFKNKFRGKAISEIKLVTNYRSAPEIINFYNKWMSDYSAPFFQWDKYRIEKNIIPSGTVSYKNNTSPVIKISGNSDENWCERLLKFITDLMKSGQIADYNQIAFLFRSVKSTRVKMLLSYFEKNGVAVYSPRSDMFFDREEVKIVIGLLLHLFPEYEEKIFEEYPEWMKDLVRYYESCVELVYDLLDDDAELEEWLMYRQDELSNLKGNTDYAFTQLFYQMLSFGYFRHIVDLDLSSGVSDQRAIRNLAILTNLLAKFEYNERLDVISSEKKVRTLDKLFKTYLRFLMKGGLDEYQDESEYAPSGCVSFLTIHQSKGMEFPIVITDSLYDRPENERGSILNDVYDTYTYRNDFEPTESIKFFDFWRRYYVAFSRTQDLLVLSTPIKEGGSWPSPSASFAEAYDALQDYYEDGLSLDEFDFSSVKVSELKQSYAFTTDISKYEACSLEYKMFRELGFSEIRVGATLFGSLVHQTIEDVHNAILRKEEATIENNLESWFEDNYIGLVESEHSYLAPNSKKAALQYVKNYIDDSRDQWSKIHETEVQLSYPMEDYILNGKIDLLQGAGDTLEIIDFKTGDKLDDSQLGLLNSYEKQLQVYAHLVEEKYGITVSKMKLYYPGNPDDPIIEFEKNDQKIGQMIAEFSDVVRKIQKYDYRTRSNDKKHCSNCDMRFYCGKVKPRK; encoded by the coding sequence GTGTTTGATTTTGGAAATTTTAATCCAAAACAACGGGAAGCAATTATTACAACAGAAGGGCCAGTGTTAATTTCAGCAGGGCCAGGCACAGGAAAGACGGCTACATTGGTAAATCGCTTTGCCTACCTTGTAAATGAGAAGGAAGTTTCTCCTGAAAATATAATGGTCTCTACTTTTACCGATAAAGCCGCAAAAGAAATTATTACCCGAATTTCTACTGTCGTAAATGATTTTGATTTGAACGAGGTATACATAGGTACATTTCATTCAATCTGTTTGCAAATGGTTAGAGATAATCTTGAATATATTCCAAAGCTGAGAAAAAATTTTATCCTGATGGATGGTTTTGATCAGAAATATTTCATTTACCAGAATTTATATAGGGAATTTCAAAGTTTGGAAAATTTCAAGGTTTTGTTTGAAGGTAATATTGGAATATGGACAAAAGCAGAAAAACTCGCTTCGTGGCTCAATGGACTTGCTGAAGAACAAGTTAATCCTTTTGACTTACTTAATGATATAAATCCATCCATCATTGCTCTCGGAGAAGCAAAAATTAAATACGATGAGTTACTAGAGAGAAAAAATCGGTTGGATTTTGCTACTATTCAAGCTATTACATTAGAATTACTTGAAAAAAATCCAACTGTGTTGAAGAAGTACCAAGAACTCTTTCAATACATGATGATTGATGAGTATCAAGATACTAATTCAATTCAGGAAAAATTAATTTTCAAATTATCAGCAACTCATAATATTTGTGTGGTCGGTGACGATGATCAATCTATGTACAGATTTCGTGGTGCAACGATTGAAAATATTTTAAACTTTAAAAATAAATTCCGTGGAAAAGCTATTTCAGAAATAAAATTGGTTACTAATTATCGATCAGCGCCTGAAATTATTAATTTTTATAACAAATGGATGAGTGATTATTCTGCTCCTTTTTTTCAGTGGGATAAGTATCGAATTGAAAAGAATATTATTCCATCAGGAACAGTTTCCTATAAAAATAATACATCTCCTGTAATCAAAATTTCTGGTAATTCAGATGAAAATTGGTGTGAACGTCTTCTGAAATTTATTACTGATTTAATGAAAAGTGGGCAAATAGCTGACTATAATCAAATTGCTTTTTTGTTCCGTTCCGTAAAATCAACACGAGTAAAGATGTTGTTAAGCTATTTTGAAAAAAACGGAGTGGCAGTATATTCACCAAGGTCAGATATGTTTTTTGATAGGGAAGAAGTAAAAATAGTTATTGGGCTTCTACTTCATCTATTTCCAGAATACGAAGAGAAAATTTTTGAAGAATATCCTGAATGGATGAAAGATTTAGTTAGATATTATGAGTCATGTGTTGAACTAGTTTACGATTTGCTTGATGATGATGCTGAACTAGAAGAATGGTTGATGTATCGACAAGACGAATTATCCAATCTAAAGGGCAACACCGATTATGCTTTCACTCAACTGTTCTATCAAATGTTAAGTTTTGGTTATTTTAGGCATATTGTAGACTTAGATTTATCATCGGGTGTTTCTGACCAAAGAGCGATTCGGAATTTAGCTATCCTTACAAATCTTTTGGCTAAGTTTGAATATAATGAACGTTTAGACGTTATTTCTAGTGAAAAGAAAGTTCGAACTTTGGATAAATTGTTTAAGACATACCTTAGGTTTTTAATGAAAGGTGGGCTTGATGAATATCAGGATGAGTCTGAGTATGCTCCTAGTGGTTGTGTATCATTCTTAACAATTCATCAATCTAAAGGGATGGAATTCCCAATAGTAATAACTGATTCACTTTATGATCGTCCAGAAAATGAACGAGGTAGTATTTTAAATGATGTATACGACACTTATACATATCGTAATGACTTTGAACCTACTGAATCAATTAAGTTTTTTGATTTTTGGCGACGTTACTACGTTGCTTTCTCACGAACACAAGATTTGTTGGTATTATCTACCCCGATAAAAGAAGGCGGGTCTTGGCCTTCCCCAAGTGCATCATTTGCAGAGGCATATGATGCACTTCAGGATTACTATGAGGATGGACTATCTTTAGACGAGTTCGATTTTTCGAGTGTGAAAGTTTCTGAACTGAAACAGTCTTATGCTTTTACAACTGATATCTCAAAATATGAAGCGTGTTCATTAGAATATAAAATGTTTCGTGAATTAGGATTCTCTGAAATTCGTGTTGGAGCAACTTTATTTGGTTCCCTTGTTCACCAGACAATAGAAGATGTTCATAATGCCATTCTTCGTAAAGAGGAAGCAACAATCGAAAATAATTTGGAGTCATGGTTTGAAGATAATTATATTGGATTAGTCGAGAGCGAACATAGTTACTTAGCTCCGAATTCTAAAAAAGCTGCTTTACAATATGTTAAAAACTATATAGATGATTCACGTGATCAATGGTCGAAAATTCACGAAACGGAAGTTCAACTCAGTTATCCAATGGAAGACTACATTTTAAATGGAAAAATAGATTTGCTTCAAGGCGCAGGTGATACTTTAGAGATTATTGATTTTAAAACAGGTGATAAACTAGATGATTCACAACTAGGATTATTAAATAGTTATGAGAAGCAACTTCAAGTATACGCGCATCTAGTTGAAGAGAAATATGGTATAACCGTTTCAAAAATGAAACTTTATTATCCAGGAAATCCTGATGATCCAATAATAGAGTTTGAAAAAAATGATCAAAAAATTGGGCAGATGATTGCTGAATTTTCCGATGTTGTACGCAAAATTCAAAAGTATGATTATCGTACAAGAAGCAATGATAAGAAACATTGTTCTAACTGCGATATGCGATTCTATTGTGGGAAAGTAAAACCAAGAAAGTAA
- a CDS encoding recombinase family protein has translation MKYGYARVSTKGQELESQIQTLTHEGCSKIIEEKFTGTKRDRPKFIKLLDQLKEGDTIVVTKLDRLARNVKEGIEVVEELFIKGVRVHVLNVGLLEDTTMGRFFLQTMLAVAEMERNLIVERTQEGKAIAKLREDFREGRPNKYNKKQIKHALGLLSKHSYKEVNSMTGISKSTLIRAKRKQ, from the coding sequence ATGAAATATGGATATGCTCGTGTGAGTACAAAAGGACAGGAGTTAGAATCTCAAATACAAACCTTAACCCATGAGGGGTGTAGTAAGATTATTGAGGAAAAATTTACTGGTACTAAAAGAGATAGACCCAAATTTATTAAGTTGCTGGATCAATTAAAAGAAGGTGACACGATTGTGGTTACTAAGCTTGATCGATTAGCGAGGAACGTTAAAGAAGGTATTGAAGTAGTTGAAGAACTATTTATAAAAGGCGTTCGTGTACATGTGTTAAACGTAGGCTTATTAGAAGATACAACAATGGGGAGGTTCTTCTTACAAACAATGTTAGCAGTTGCTGAAATGGAACGTAACCTAATAGTAGAACGTACCCAGGAAGGCAAGGCTATTGCTAAGCTGCGTGAAGACTTCAGAGAGGGTAGACCAAACAAGTATAACAAGAAACAGATAAAACATGCATTGGGACTACTGAGTAAGCATTCATATAAAGAAGTTAATTCAATGACAGGTATTAGTAAGAGTACATTGATCAGAGCGAAAAGAAAGCAATAA
- a CDS encoding ATP-binding protein translates to MMSKLDIMQVYESSSQPCYFLNKDLEYEFINKAAEPFMDKAKEELIGVNILDALPKYIDSDLYKLFHKVFDEQKPHILEKIDECSKQYFEVKMFPNINGVFVIFSDITKRKESEKKKQYYDKLKIIGEMAAGVAHEVRNPLTTIKGFLQLMVENKELDNYKNINMLMIDEVNRINIIITEYLDIAKEKPGKLENCNLNNIIKAVFPLLETRAIIEGKSTVLNLSNISDLIIDKNEIRQLLLNMINNSLDAMNDGKTVQIITFEKNGEVVLSIKDEGNGIHANLIDDISTPFVTTKEAGTGLGLPICFSIAKRNNAKIDYSSSSEGTTFNIRFSK, encoded by the coding sequence ATGATGTCAAAATTAGATATAATGCAAGTTTATGAAAGTAGTTCTCAACCATGTTATTTTTTAAATAAAGATTTGGAATATGAATTTATTAATAAGGCAGCGGAACCATTTATGGATAAGGCAAAAGAAGAACTTATTGGTGTAAATATTTTGGATGCATTACCAAAATACATAGATTCAGATTTATATAAACTTTTCCATAAAGTATTTGATGAACAAAAACCACATATATTGGAAAAAATAGACGAATGTTCAAAACAATATTTCGAAGTAAAGATGTTTCCTAATATAAACGGGGTATTTGTAATCTTTAGTGACATAACCAAGAGGAAAGAAAGTGAAAAGAAAAAGCAATACTATGATAAATTAAAAATTATCGGGGAAATGGCGGCAGGTGTCGCACATGAAGTTAGGAATCCATTGACTACTATTAAGGGCTTTTTGCAGTTGATGGTTGAAAATAAAGAACTTGACAACTACAAAAATATAAATATGTTGATGATTGATGAGGTAAACCGTATTAATATTATTATTACTGAATATCTTGATATAGCTAAAGAGAAACCTGGAAAATTGGAAAATTGTAATTTAAATAATATAATAAAAGCTGTATTCCCATTGCTTGAAACAAGAGCAATAATAGAAGGTAAATCAACTGTATTAAATTTGAGTAATATCTCGGATTTAATAATTGATAAAAATGAAATCCGACAGCTTCTTTTGAACATGATAAATAATTCTTTGGATGCAATGAACGACGGTAAAACAGTTCAAATTATTACGTTTGAAAAAAATGGTGAAGTTGTTTTATCTATTAAAGATGAAGGAAATGGAATACATGCTAACCTAATAGATGATATTTCAACCCCGTTTGTTACAACAAAAGAAGCGGGAACAGGCTTAGGATTGCCTATTTGTTTTTCCATTGCCAAGAGAAATAATGCCAAAATAGATTACTCGTCAAGCTCTGAAGGAACTACATTTAATATTCGTTTTTCCAAGTAA
- a CDS encoding recombinase family protein produces the protein MLSDALDNARVSTMDQSLDSQIDELKKEGCEKIFSEKVSGRKAERLELTNCIDYMRNGDVLVVYKLDRLGRTTKQLITLVEELKEKGIGFQAISNGIDTTTSQGKFFFTIMAGFAEMESELNRERTNAGLASARARGRKGGRPRMDPKILDKALRLYHSKTHSISEITEITGVSKAKLYQVLKEKE, from the coding sequence ATGTTATCTGATGCATTAGATAATGCTCGGGTGAGTACAATGGATCAATCGTTAGATTCACAAATTGATGAACTTAAAAAAGAAGGTTGCGAAAAAATCTTTTCAGAAAAAGTTAGTGGCAGGAAAGCAGAACGCCTGGAGTTAACCAATTGCATTGACTACATGAGAAATGGTGACGTTCTTGTCGTTTACAAATTAGACAGGCTAGGAAGAACGACAAAGCAGCTTATTACACTAGTCGAGGAATTAAAAGAAAAGGGGATCGGCTTTCAAGCAATCTCAAACGGAATAGACACAACGACATCGCAGGGTAAGTTTTTCTTCACGATCATGGCCGGATTCGCAGAAATGGAATCGGAATTAAACCGCGAAAGAACAAATGCTGGTTTAGCATCTGCCAGAGCCAGAGGCCGAAAAGGTGGTCGTCCGCGAATGGATCCTAAAATATTGGATAAAGCTTTAAGGTTGTATCATTCAAAGACTCATAGCATTAGTGAGATTACTGAAATTACTGGAGTATCTAAGGCGAAGTTATATCAGGTGTTGAAGGAAAAGGAATAA
- a CDS encoding recombinase family protein: MRVSTIDQNLDRQISILNEYGCEKIVKEKFTGTIKDRKGLHQLFDVIRNGDTVVVESISRLGRKTLDILNIIQQLEETGVQFISLKENMDTSTSTGKAMFQMMCVIAELERNLIAERVKEGLEASKKRGKTLGRPKLEKEKLAVALRMYDSKEYSIKEIVSATGISQGSLYRAINRRKLGEIN; this comes from the coding sequence ATACGTGTTTCTACTATTGACCAAAACTTAGATCGTCAAATTAGTATTCTTAATGAATACGGTTGTGAAAAAATAGTAAAAGAGAAGTTTACTGGTACTATTAAAGATCGAAAAGGACTTCATCAACTTTTTGATGTGATCAGGAATGGTGATACAGTTGTAGTGGAAAGTATCTCCCGTTTAGGACGTAAAACATTGGATATCCTCAATATTATTCAACAGTTGGAAGAGACAGGAGTACAATTTATTTCCTTAAAGGAAAATATGGATACAAGTACCTCTACAGGAAAAGCAATGTTCCAAATGATGTGCGTAATTGCTGAATTAGAAAGAAATCTTATTGCTGAGAGAGTAAAGGAAGGACTAGAAGCAAGTAAAAAGCGTGGAAAAACATTAGGTAGACCAAAGCTTGAGAAAGAAAAACTTGCTGTTGCACTTCGGATGTATGATAGTAAAGAATATTCTATAAAAGAGATAGTCTCAGCAACTGGAATATCTCAAGGCTCTCTATATAGGGCAATCAATCGAAGAAAACTAGGGGAAATAAATTAA
- a CDS encoding type 1 glutamine amidotransferase domain-containing protein produces MAKKILMVVTNHTTITEDHKTGLWLEEFAVPYLLFKDKGYEVKVTSISGGEVALDPNSIEDKPEWKEAEKELNNTLKLSLEDMKGFDAVFLPGGHGTMFDFPNNETLLSVLQQFAEEDKIIGSVCHGPAGLVNVTYKDGTPLVKGKKVSAFTDDEEREMQMDKLMPFLLETELRKKGADFVKVENWAVHSIRDGNLVTGQNPQSSESTALKVVEALEV; encoded by the coding sequence ATGGCTAAAAAAATATTGATGGTAGTAACAAATCATACAACAATCACAGAGGATCACAAAACTGGACTATGGTTGGAAGAATTTGCAGTCCCATATTTACTATTCAAAGATAAAGGTTATGAGGTTAAAGTAACTAGCATATCTGGTGGAGAAGTAGCGTTAGACCCAAACAGTATAGAGGATAAACCGGAGTGGAAAGAAGCAGAAAAAGAGTTAAATAATACATTAAAGCTGTCATTAGAAGATATGAAAGGTTTTGATGCTGTATTTCTACCAGGTGGTCATGGGACAATGTTTGATTTCCCTAATAATGAAACACTTCTATCGGTTTTACAACAATTTGCAGAAGAAGATAAAATTATTGGTTCTGTCTGCCACGGTCCTGCTGGATTAGTAAATGTAACATACAAAGATGGGACACCTTTAGTAAAAGGAAAGAAAGTTTCTGCATTTACTGATGACGAGGAAAGAGAAATGCAAATGGATAAACTTATGCCTTTCCTATTAGAGACGGAGTTACGTAAAAAGGGTGCGGACTTTGTTAAAGTGGAAAATTGGGCAGTCCATTCTATTCGAGATGGCAATTTAGTAACAGGTCAAAATCCGCAATCAAGTGAAAGTACAGCATTAAAAGTTGTAGAAGCATTGGAAGTCTAA